In Schistocerca gregaria isolate iqSchGreg1 chromosome 9, iqSchGreg1.2, whole genome shotgun sequence, a single genomic region encodes these proteins:
- the LOC126291500 gene encoding uncharacterized protein LOC126291500 has product MWGHGRGCCRSGYTAFALSRGAQFALSNVLAHPPWRTGWRKRQGAPGAAAAAAHSAANQVGSVAGVEVGADANQVGSVAGVEVGADANQVGSVAGVEVGADANQVGSVAGVEVGADANQVGSVAGVEVGADANQVGSVAGVEVGADANQVGSVAGVEVGADANQVGSVAGVEVGADANQVGSVAGVEVGADANQVGSVAGVEVGADANQVGSVAGVEVGADANQVGSVAGVEVGADANQVGSVAGVEVGADANQVGSVAGVEVGADANQVGSVAGVEVGADANQVGSVAGVEVGADANQVGSVAGVEVGADANQVGSVAGVEVGADANQVGSVAGVEVGADANQVGSVAGVEVGADANQVGSVAGVEVGADANQVGSVAGVEVGADAEYSGNA; this is encoded by the exons ATGTGGGGCCACGGCCGTGGCTGCTGCCGCAGCGGATACACGGCTTTCGCATTAAGTCGCGGCGCTCAGTTCGCGCTGAGTAACGTCTTGGCTCATCCACCTTGGCGGACAGGCTGGCGCAAACGTCAGGGTGCACCGGGCGCAGCCGCGGCGGCCGCAC ACTCAGCCGCAAATCAAGTAGGTAGTGTAGCTGGTGTTGAAGTGGGCGCTGACGCAAATCAAGTAGGTAGTGTAGCTGGTGTTGAAGTGGGCGCTGACGCAAATCAAGTAGGTAGTGTAGCTGGTGTTGAAGTGGGCGCTGACGCAAATCAAGTAGGTAGTGTAGCTGGTGTTGAAGTGGGCGCTGACGCAAATCAAGTAGGTAGTGTAGCTGGTGTTGAAGTGGGCGCTGACGCAAATCAAGTAGGTAGTGTAGCTGGTGTTGAAGTGGGCGCTGACGCAAATCAAGTAGGTAGTGTAGCTGGTGTTGAAGTGGGCGCTGACGCAAATCAAGTAGGTAGTGTAGCTGGTGTTGAAGTGGGCGCTGACGCAAATCAAGTAGGTAGTGTAGCTGGTGTTGAAGTGGGCGCTGACGCAAATCAAGTAGGTAGTGTAGCTGGTGTTGAAGTGGGCGCTGACGCAAATCAAGTAGGTAGTGTAGCTGGTGTTGAAGTGGGCGCTGACGCAAATCAAGTAGGTAGTGTAGCTGGTGTTGAAGTGGGCGCTGACGCAAATCAAGTAGGTAGTGTAGCTGGTGTTGAAGTGGGCGCTGACGCAAATCAAGTAGGTAGTGTAGCTGGTGTTGAAGTGGGCGCTGACGCAAATCAAGTAGGTAGTGTAGCTGGTGTTGAAGTGGGCGCTGACGCAAATCAAGTAGGTAGTGTAGCTGGTGTTGAAGTGGGCGCTGACGCAAATCAAGTAGGTAGTGTAGCTGGTGTTGAAGTGGGCGCTGACGCAAATCAAGTAGGTAGTGTAGCTGGTGTTGAAGTGGGCGCTGACGCAAATCAAGTAGGTAGTGTAGCTGGTGTTGAAGTGGGCGCTGACGCAAATCAAGTAGGTAGTGTAGCTGGTGTTGAAGTGGGCGCTGACGCAAATCAAGTAGGTAGTGTAGCTGGTGTTGAAGTGGGCGCTGACGCAAATCAAGTAGGTAGTGTAGCTGGTGTTGAAGTGGGCGCTGACGCGGAATATTCAGGGAACGCGTGA